From Streptosporangium album, the proteins below share one genomic window:
- a CDS encoding alpha/beta hydrolase family protein, producing the protein MRRILPALAVALCLLAAPAAAAATPPPAVPSDVAAAATPPPAVPSDLRATEVSFRGSGGLTLHGTVLSPAQGRSARPGMVLVHGAGTGTPRTKLMGEAVEFARRGLAVLVYDKRSEGYSLFQRSYTQLADDALGAVAALHSQPGVDPAKVGIWGLSEGGWVAPIAAARSKDIAFVVLVGANGLPPLRQQTWAVAAGLRKAGASGPLVDRAVPAMYRTIADGGMFPEPYYDPGPTIAAVRQPVLGIWGTHDLLTPPEESPPAFAGALEKGGNRHYTFHFFPDADHAAHRTPDGGVTRLPELAPGYADLVGTWVGDVTAGRLPTAQTSGPAPVQDAPTVPMDPPAWWESAFLQLVMVLLFLVAFAAYPAVALARRLRGGSRPPVTGAARLLSAGGIAVVLGSLSYLFYLLMTGGKLAAPGPVLAGRPLIWLALQALAVATVVATALTALAWRRTRGPVSPGERVRLGLLLAGGAVFVPWALYWGLLLP; encoded by the coding sequence GTGAGACGAATCCTCCCGGCACTGGCCGTCGCCCTCTGCCTGCTCGCCGCCCCCGCGGCCGCGGCAGCCACGCCCCCGCCCGCCGTACCCTCCGACGTGGCCGCGGCAGCCACGCCCCCGCCCGCCGTACCCTCCGATCTGCGTGCGACGGAGGTGAGCTTCCGCGGCAGCGGAGGCCTCACCCTGCACGGCACGGTCCTCTCCCCCGCACAGGGGAGATCCGCCCGGCCGGGCATGGTCCTGGTGCACGGCGCGGGCACGGGCACGCCCCGCACGAAGCTGATGGGCGAGGCCGTCGAGTTCGCCCGCCGGGGCTTGGCCGTCCTGGTCTACGACAAGCGGTCAGAGGGCTACTCGCTGTTCCAGCGGTCCTACACGCAGCTCGCCGACGACGCGCTCGGCGCCGTGGCCGCGCTCCATTCCCAGCCGGGCGTCGACCCGGCGAAGGTCGGCATCTGGGGGCTCAGCGAGGGCGGCTGGGTGGCCCCGATCGCGGCGGCCCGCTCGAAGGACATCGCCTTCGTCGTGCTCGTCGGCGCCAACGGTCTGCCGCCGCTGCGGCAGCAGACCTGGGCCGTGGCCGCCGGGCTGCGCAAGGCGGGGGCGTCGGGCCCGCTCGTCGACCGGGCCGTGCCCGCCATGTACCGGACGATCGCCGACGGCGGCATGTTCCCCGAGCCCTACTACGATCCCGGACCGACCATCGCCGCGGTACGTCAGCCGGTGCTCGGCATCTGGGGCACCCACGACCTGCTGACCCCACCCGAGGAGAGCCCGCCGGCGTTCGCCGGGGCACTGGAGAAGGGCGGCAACAGGCACTACACGTTCCACTTCTTCCCCGACGCCGACCACGCCGCCCACCGGACCCCCGACGGAGGCGTCACCCGGCTTCCCGAGCTTGCCCCCGGCTACGCCGACCTGGTCGGCACCTGGGTCGGAGACGTCACGGCGGGCAGGCTCCCCACGGCCCAGACCTCCGGCCCCGCCCCCGTGCAGGACGCGCCGACCGTGCCGATGGATCCCCCGGCCTGGTGGGAGTCGGCGTTCCTCCAGCTCGTGATGGTGCTGTTGTTCCTGGTCGCGTTCGCCGCCTATCCGGCGGTCGCGCTGGCGCGGCGCCTCCGCGGCGGCTCGCGGCCCCCGGTGACCGGGGCCGCGCGGCTGCTCAGCGCCGGAGGGATCGCGGTGGTCCTCGGGTCGCTGTCCTACCTCTTCTACCTGCTGATGACCGGAGGCAAGCTGGCCGCTCCCGGCCCCGTGCTGGCCGGTCGCCCGCTGATCTGGCTGGCGCTACAGGCCCTCGCGGTGGCCACCGTGGTCGCCACCGCTCTCACCGCACTGGCCTGGCGCCGTACCCGCGGCCCGGTGTCACCGGGTGAGCGGGTACGGCTCGGCCTCCTGCTCGCCGGCGGGGCGGTCTTCGTCCCCTGGGCTCTCTACTGGGGCCTGCTGCTTCCCTGA